The Streptococcus mitis genome has a segment encoding these proteins:
- a CDS encoding ABC transporter ATP-binding protein — translation MTEIRLEHVSYAYGQDRILEDINLKVTSGEVVSILGPSGVGKTTLFNLIAGILEVQSGRIVLDGEENPKGRVSYMLQKDLLLEHKTVLGNIILPLLIQKVDKAEAIARADEILATFQLTAVRDKYPHELSGGMRQRVALLRTYLFGHKLFLLDEAFSALDEITKMELHAWYLEIHKQLQLTTLIITHSIEEALNLSDRIYILKNRPGQIVSEIKLDWSEDEDKEVQKIAYKRQILAELGLDK, via the coding sequence ATGACAGAAATAAGACTAGAACACGTCAGTTATGCCTACGGACAAGATAGGATTTTAGAGGATATCAATCTGAAAGTGACTTCAGGTGAAGTGGTTTCTATCCTAGGCCCAAGTGGTGTTGGTAAGACTACGCTTTTCAACTTAATTGCGGGGATTTTAGAAGTTCAGTCAGGGAGAATTGTCCTTGATGGTGAAGAAAATCCCAAGGGGCGCGTGAGTTATATGTTACAAAAGGATCTGCTCTTGGAGCACAAGACGGTGCTTGGTAATATCATTCTGCCCCTCTTGATTCAAAAGGTGGATAAGGCAGAAGCTATTGCTCGCGCAGATGAAATTCTTGCGACCTTCCAGTTGACAGCTGTAAGAGATAAATACCCTCATGAACTCAGTGGTGGGATGCGCCAGCGTGTAGCCTTACTCCGGACTTACCTTTTCGGGCACAAGCTCTTTCTCTTAGATGAGGCCTTTAGCGCCTTGGATGAGATAACCAAGATGGAACTCCATGCTTGGTATCTGGAGATTCACAAGCAGTTGCAATTGACGACCCTGATTATTACGCATAGTATTGAGGAGGCCCTCAATCTCAGCGACCGTATCTATATCTTGAAAAATCGCCCTGGGCAGATTGTTTCAGAAATTAAACTAGATTGGTCTGAAGATGAGGACAAGGAAGTTCAAAAAATTGCCTACAAACGTCAAATCTTGGCAGAATTAGGCTTAGATAAGTAG
- a CDS encoding ABC transporter substrate-binding protein, protein MKKTWKVFLTVLTALVAVVLVACGQGTASKDNKEAELKKIDFILDWTPNTNHTGLYVAKEKGYFKEAGVDVDLKLPPEESSSDLVINGKAPFAVYFQDYMAKKLEKGAGITAVAAIVEHNTSGIISRKSDNVASPKDLVGKKYGTWNDPTELAMLKTLVESQGGDFEKVEKVPNNDSNSITPIANGVFDTAWIYYGWDGILAKSQGVDANFMYLKDYVKEFDYYSPVIIANNDYLKDNKEEARKVIQAIKKGYQYAMEHPEEAADILIKNAPELKEKRDFVIESQKYLSKEYASDKEKWGQFDAARWNAFYKWDKENGILKEDLTDKGFTNEFVK, encoded by the coding sequence ATGAAAAAAACATGGAAAGTGTTTTTAACTGTTTTAACAGCTCTTGTAGCTGTTGTGCTTGTGGCCTGTGGTCAAGGAACTGCTTCCAAGGACAACAAAGAAGCAGAACTTAAGAAGATTGACTTTATCCTAGACTGGACACCAAATACCAACCACACAGGGCTTTATGTGGCTAAGGAAAAAGGCTACTTCAAGGAAGCTGGGGTGGATGTTGATTTGAAATTGCCACCAGAAGAAAGTTCTTCTGACTTGGTTATTAACGGTAAGGCACCATTTGCAGTCTATTTCCAAGACTATATGGCTAAAAAATTGGAAAAAGGGGCAGGAATTACTGCCGTTGCAGCTATCGTAGAACACAATACATCAGGAATCATCTCTCGTAAATCTGACAATGTAGCTAGTCCAAAAGACTTGGTTGGTAAGAAATACGGAACTTGGAATGACCCAACTGAACTTGCTATGTTGAAAACCTTGGTAGAATCACAAGGTGGGGACTTTGAGAAGGTTGAAAAAGTACCAAATAACGACTCAAACTCAATTACACCGATTGCCAATGGAGTATTTGATACTGCATGGATCTACTACGGATGGGATGGTATCCTTGCCAAATCTCAAGGTGTAGATGCTAACTTTATGTACTTGAAAGACTACGTTAAAGAATTTGACTATTACTCACCAGTCATCATTGCTAACAACGACTACCTCAAAGACAACAAAGAAGAAGCACGTAAAGTCATCCAAGCTATCAAAAAAGGATACCAATATGCTATGGAGCATCCAGAGGAAGCAGCTGATATCCTCATCAAAAATGCACCTGAACTCAAGGAAAAACGTGACTTTGTCATCGAATCTCAAAAATACTTGTCAAAAGAATACGCAAGCGACAAGGAAAAATGGGGGCAATTTGATGCAGCTCGCTGGAATGCCTTCTACAAATGGGATAAAGAAAATGGTATCCTTAAAGAAGACTTGACAGACAAAGGCTTCACCAACGAATTTGTGAAATAA
- a CDS encoding ABC transporter permease, with protein sequence MRNLKSILRRHISLLGFLGVLSIWQLAGFLKLLPKFILPTPLEILQSFVRDREFLWHHSWATLRVALLGLILGVLIACLMAVLMDSLTWLNDLIYPMMVVVQTIPTIAIAPILVLWLGYGILPKIVLIILTTTFPIIVSILDGFRHCDKDMLTLFSLMRAKPWQILWHFKIPVSLPYFYAGLRVSVSYAFITTVVSEWLGGFEGLGVYMIQSKKLFQYDTMFAIIILVSIISLLGMKLVDVSEKYVIKWKRS encoded by the coding sequence ATGAGAAACTTGAAAAGTATACTGAGACGACACATTAGTCTATTGGGCTTTCTAGGAGTCTTGTCAATCTGGCAGTTAGCAGGTTTTCTTAAACTTCTCCCCAAGTTTATCCTGCCGACACCTCTTGAAATCCTCCAGTCTTTTGTGCGTGATAGAGAATTTCTCTGGCACCATAGCTGGGCGACCTTGAGAGTGGCTTTGCTAGGTCTAATTTTGGGAGTCTTGATTGCCTGTCTCATGGCTGTGCTCATGGATAGTTTGACTTGGCTCAATGACCTGATTTACCCTATGATGGTGGTCGTTCAGACCATTCCGACTATTGCCATAGCTCCTATCTTGGTCTTGTGGCTCGGTTATGGGATTTTGCCCAAGATTGTCTTGATTATCTTGACGACAACCTTTCCTATCATCGTCAGCATCTTGGACGGTTTTAGGCACTGTGACAAGGATATGCTGACCTTGTTTAGTCTGATGCGAGCCAAACCTTGGCAAATTCTTTGGCATTTTAAAATCCCAGTCAGTTTGCCTTACTTTTATGCAGGTCTGAGGGTCAGTGTCTCCTACGCTTTTATCACAACAGTAGTATCTGAGTGGTTGGGAGGCTTTGAAGGACTAGGTGTCTACATGATTCAGTCCAAGAAATTGTTTCAGTATGATACCATGTTCGCTATTATTATTCTGGTATCGATTATCAGCCTTCTTGGTATGAAATTGGTCGATGTCAGCGAGAAATATGTTATTAAATGGAAACGTTCGTAG
- a CDS encoding thiamine-binding protein: protein MKASIALQILPLSQGIDRIAVIDQVIAYLQAQEVTMVVTPFETVLEGEFDELMRILKEALEVAGQEADNVFSNVKINVGEILSIDEKLEKYTETTH, encoded by the coding sequence ATGAAAGCAAGCATCGCCTTGCAAATTTTACCCCTATCACAGGGGATTGATCGGATTGCTGTTATCGATCAAGTCATTGCTTATCTGCAAGCTCAAGAGGTGACTATGGTGGTGACACCATTTGAAACGGTCTTGGAAGGGGAGTTTGATGAACTCATGCGCATTCTAAAAGAAGCGCTGGAAGTGGCAGGGCAGGAGGCAGATAATGTCTTTTCTAATGTCAAAATAAATGTAGGAGAGATTTTAAGTATTGATGAGAAACTTGAAAAGTATACTGAGACGACACATTAG
- the polA gene encoding DNA polymerase I yields MDKKKLLLIDGSSVAFRAFFALYQQLDRFKNAAGLHTNAIYGFQLMLSHLLERVEPSHILVAFDAGKTTFRTEMYADYKGGRAKTPDEFREQFPFIRELLDHMGIRHYELAQYEADDIIGTLDKLAEQDGFDITIVSGDKDLIQLTDEHTVVEISKKGVAEFEAFTPEYLMEKMGITPTQFIDLKALMGDKSDNIPGVTKIGEKTGIKLLLEHGSLEGIYENIDGMKASKMKENLINDKEQAFLSKTLATIDTKAPIEIGLEDLVYSGPDVENLGKFYDEMGFKQFKQALNVSSADVAESLDFTIVDQVTQDMLSEESIFHFELFGENYHTDDLVGFAWSCGDKLYATDKLELLQDPIFKNFLEKTPLRVYDFKKAKVLLHRFGVDLQAPAFDSRLAKYLLSTVEDNEIATIASLYGQTYLVDDETFYGKGVKKAIPEREKFLEHLARKLAVLFETAPILLEKLSENGQLELLYDMEQPLAFVLAKMEIAGITVKKETLLEMQAENELVIEKLTQEIYELAGEEFNINSPKQLGVLLFEKLGLPLEYTKKTKTGYSTAVDVLERLAPIAPIVKKILDYRQIAKIQSTYVIGLQDWILADGKIHTRYVQDLTQTGRLSSVDPNLQNIPVRLEQGRLIRKAFVPEWEDSVLLSSDYSQIELRVLAHISKDEHLIKAFQEGADIHTSTAMRVFGIERPEDVTANDRRNAKAVNFGVVYGISDFGLSNNLGISRKEAKAYIDTYFERFPGIKNYMDEVVREARDKGYVETLFKRRRELPDINSRNFNIRGFAERTAINSPIQGSAADILKIAMIQLDKALVAGGYQTKMLLQVHDEIVLEVPKSELAEMKKLVKQTMEEAIQLSVPLIADENEGATWYEAK; encoded by the coding sequence ATGGATAAGAAAAAATTATTATTGATTGATGGGTCTTCTGTTGCTTTTCGAGCGTTTTTTGCGCTCTATCAGCAGTTGGACCGTTTTAAGAATGCGGCTGGCTTGCATACCAATGCGATTTATGGCTTTCAGTTGATGTTGAGCCATTTGTTGGAGCGGGTTGAACCTAGTCATATTTTGGTGGCTTTTGATGCGGGAAAGACGACCTTCCGTACAGAGATGTATGCGGACTATAAGGGTGGTCGTGCTAAGACTCCTGATGAGTTTCGTGAGCAATTTCCCTTCATTCGTGAGTTGCTGGATCATATGGGGATTCGTCACTATGAGTTGGCTCAGTATGAGGCGGATGACATTATTGGGACGCTGGATAAGCTAGCAGAGCAGGATGGTTTTGATATTACCATTGTCAGTGGGGACAAGGATTTGATTCAACTGACGGATGAGCATACGGTGGTTGAGATTTCCAAGAAAGGTGTGGCTGAGTTTGAGGCCTTTACGCCAGAATATCTTATGGAAAAGATGGGCATTACACCGACTCAGTTTATCGATCTCAAGGCGCTCATGGGTGATAAGTCGGATAATATCCCTGGGGTGACCAAAATCGGTGAAAAGACAGGTATCAAGCTCTTGCTGGAGCATGGTTCGCTTGAGGGGATTTATGAAAACATCGATGGGATGAAGGCTTCTAAGATGAAGGAAAATCTCATCAATGATAAGGAACAGGCCTTTTTGTCTAAAACACTGGCGACCATTGATACCAAGGCACCGATTGAGATTGGTTTAGAGGATTTGGTCTATAGTGGTCCAGATGTTGAAAATCTTGGGAAATTCTACGATGAGATGGGATTCAAACAGTTCAAGCAGGCTTTAAATGTGTCGTCAGCTGATGTGGCTGAGAGTTTGGATTTTACTATTGTTGACCAAGTCACTCAAGATATGCTGAGTGAAGAGTCTATCTTCCATTTTGAGCTTTTTGGAGAGAATTACCATACGGATGATTTGGTTGGATTTGCCTGGTCTTGTGGCGATAAGCTCTATGCTACAGACAAGCTTGAGCTTTTGCAAGACCCGATTTTCAAGAATTTTTTAGAAAAAACACCTCTGAGAGTTTATGACTTCAAGAAAGCCAAAGTTCTCTTGCATCGTTTTGGTGTGGATTTGCAGGCGCCTGCTTTTGACAGTCGCTTGGCTAAATACCTCCTTTCGACTGTGGAGGACAATGAAATTGCGACCATCGCGAGTCTTTACGGTCAGACTTACTTGGTTGATGATGAAACTTTCTACGGTAAGGGTGTCAAGAAGGCCATTCCTGAACGTGAGAAATTCTTGGAGCACTTGGCTCGTAAGCTTGCTGTTTTGTTTGAGACTGCGCCTATTTTGCTTGAAAAACTCAGTGAAAATGGGCAATTAGAGCTTCTTTATGATATGGAACAACCTCTAGCTTTTGTCCTTGCCAAGATGGAAATTGCTGGGATTACGGTCAAGAAAGAGACCTTACTTGAGATGCAGGCTGAAAATGAGCTTGTCATTGAAAAACTGACTCAGGAGATTTACGAACTGGCTGGTGAGGAGTTTAATATCAACTCGCCTAAGCAGTTGGGCGTGCTTCTCTTTGAAAAATTGGGACTTCCTCTAGAATACACTAAGAAAACTAAGACAGGTTATTCGACAGCGGTGGATGTCTTGGAGCGCCTGGCTCCTATTGCTCCGATTGTTAAGAAAATCCTGGATTACCGTCAAATTGCTAAGATTCAATCGACTTATGTAATTGGATTGCAGGACTGGATTTTGGCTGATGGCAAGATTCATACTCGCTATGTGCAGGATTTGACCCAGACTGGACGTCTGTCTAGTGTGGATCCAAACTTGCAAAATATTCCTGTGCGTTTGGAGCAGGGCCGTCTCATTCGTAAGGCTTTTGTGCCTGAGTGGGAGGATAGTGTCCTTCTCAGCTCGGACTATTCACAGATTGAATTGCGTGTTTTGGCACATATCTCTAAAGACGAGCACTTGATTAAGGCCTTCCAAGAGGGAGCGGACATCCATACTTCGACAGCCATGCGGGTCTTTGGCATTGAGCGTCCTGAGGATGTGACTGCAAACGACCGTCGCAATGCCAAGGCTGTCAACTTTGGAGTGGTTTACGGGATTTCAGACTTTGGCTTGTCTAATAATTTGGGCATTAGCCGTAAGGAGGCCAAAGCCTATATTGATACCTACTTTGAACGATTCCCAGGTATTAAAAACTACATGGATGAAGTGGTGCGTGAGGCGCGTGATAAGGGCTATGTGGAGACCCTCTTTAAACGTCGTCGTGAGTTGCCAGATATCAATTCGCGCAACTTCAATATTCGTGGTTTTGCAGAGCGGACTGCTATCAACTCTCCTATTCAGGGATCGGCGGCAGATATTCTCAAGATTGCTATGATTCAGCTGGATAAAGCCTTGGTTGCAGGTGGTTATCAGACCAAGATGCTGTTACAAGTGCACGATGAAATCGTCCTTGAAGTTCCTAAATCTGAATTGGCAGAGATGAAAAAATTGGTCAAACAAACCATGGAAGAAGCCATTCAACTCAGTGTTCCCCTCATCGCAGATGAAAATGAAGGTGCAACCTGGTACGAGGCTAAATAA